A window of the Candidatus Angelobacter sp. genome harbors these coding sequences:
- a CDS encoding PQQ-binding-like beta-propeller repeat protein yields the protein MKIAAVLFGFCFVLNLSAGNWPQFRGPQAGGVDATAAAPTHWDIEKGENVRWQTTIPGLGHSSPIIWKDRVYVTTAVRPGKAELKVGLYGDIASANDQEQHQWRLLALDKASGKIVFDKPGYEAVPRVKRHTKASHCNSTPATDGKRIVALFGSEGLFCFDMDGQLLWKKDLGPMDAGYYQVPSAQWGFASSPVIHDGKVVVLCDVQTNSFLAVFGLADGKELWRTPRKDVPTWGTPTVAKVGEQTQILVNGWHHNGGYDFATGKEVWQLNGGGDIPVPTPVVLNDLAYFTSGHGKFRPMQAIRLDARGDITPSETGATNAAIAWAHARQGTYMQTPIVVAGHVYGCLDNGVLTCFDAKTGAISYSERLGSGSEGFTASPVSDGRHLFFPSELGNVFVVPADGKFSVTATNKLGETCMASPAISDGTLFFRTRERLTAIGK from the coding sequence ATGAAGATCGCCGCGGTCCTCTTTGGATTTTGCTTTGTGTTGAATCTCTCCGCGGGAAACTGGCCGCAATTCCGCGGGCCGCAGGCGGGCGGAGTCGATGCCACCGCAGCGGCGCCCACGCATTGGGATATCGAGAAGGGCGAGAATGTCCGCTGGCAGACCACGATCCCGGGACTGGGTCACTCGTCGCCGATTATCTGGAAGGATCGCGTTTATGTGACCACCGCCGTGCGACCCGGTAAGGCCGAGCTCAAGGTCGGACTTTATGGCGACATCGCTTCCGCCAACGACCAAGAGCAGCACCAATGGCGGCTGCTCGCCCTGGACAAGGCCAGTGGCAAAATTGTCTTCGACAAACCGGGTTATGAGGCCGTTCCTCGCGTCAAGCGGCACACCAAGGCCAGTCACTGCAACTCCACGCCCGCTACCGACGGAAAGCGCATTGTCGCTCTCTTCGGTTCGGAAGGCCTGTTTTGCTTCGACATGGACGGCCAACTACTTTGGAAAAAGGATCTGGGACCGATGGACGCCGGTTACTACCAGGTACCCAGCGCACAATGGGGCTTTGCCAGTTCGCCCGTCATTCACGATGGCAAGGTCGTCGTGCTTTGCGATGTGCAAACCAATTCTTTCCTCGCAGTGTTCGGTCTCGCTGATGGCAAGGAACTCTGGCGCACACCGCGCAAGGATGTGCCGACCTGGGGCACACCGACCGTGGCGAAGGTAGGAGAACAAACTCAAATCCTCGTGAACGGCTGGCATCACAACGGCGGTTACGATTTCGCGACCGGAAAGGAGGTTTGGCAACTCAACGGAGGCGGCGACATTCCGGTACCCACGCCGGTCGTGCTTAACGACCTGGCTTACTTCACCAGCGGGCATGGAAAATTTCGCCCCATGCAGGCCATCCGACTCGATGCCAGGGGCGACATCACGCCATCCGAAACCGGTGCGACGAACGCCGCCATCGCGTGGGCGCACGCGCGGCAAGGGACTTACATGCAAACACCCATCGTGGTCGCCGGCCACGTTTACGGTTGTCTCGATAACGGAGTGCTGACCTGCTTCGACGCAAAGACCGGCGCCATCTCCTATAGCGAACGTCTCGGCTCAGGCAGCGAAGGTTTCACGGCGTCGCCGGTGTCAGATGGTCGGCATCTCTTCTTCCCGAGTGAACTTGGAAACGTGTTCGTTGTCCCCGCCGACGGCAAGTTCTCTGTTACCGCCACCAACAAGCTGGGCGAAACCTGCATGGCCTCGCCAGCGATTTCAGACGGAACCCTGTTTTTCAGGACGCGGGAACGCCTGACGGCGATCGGGAAGTAA